The Leucobacter viscericola genome includes a window with the following:
- a CDS encoding RidA family protein yields the protein MSAQVINPPQLCKPVGFAHGVKAGPFVYLGGQTALDADYKIVPGGIIEQFVQAFGNVLATLEHAGGKPSDLVDVTIYLTDVDDYQRNGREIGKLWREMAGTEYPAMAGIGVTKLWQPEALIEIQGVAYIAADS from the coding sequence TTGTCCGCACAGGTCATTAACCCCCCGCAGCTCTGCAAGCCGGTTGGATTTGCTCACGGAGTAAAAGCCGGCCCCTTCGTTTACCTTGGCGGGCAGACCGCCCTAGACGCCGACTACAAGATTGTTCCCGGAGGGATCATCGAGCAGTTCGTGCAGGCTTTCGGTAACGTGCTCGCCACGCTCGAGCACGCAGGCGGCAAACCGAGCGATCTCGTTGACGTGACGATCTACCTCACCGACGTGGACGACTACCAGCGCAACGGCCGCGAGATCGGCAAACTCTGGCGTGAGATGGCCGGCACGGAGTACCCGGCGATGGCGGGTATCGGCGTGACGAAGCTGTGGCAACCCGAGGCGCTCATTGAGATCCAGGGTGTTGCCTACATCGCCGCTGATTCATAG
- a CDS encoding PaaX family transcriptional regulator: MSPSTSRTLLVTLIGAFARRTGDWFSIKGVVALLEELGIDDSSTRTAVSRLKKKGWLAPEKRDGRSGYRLTELAKQSFASGDAVIWHARQPARLEDGWCIATFSVPEQQRAKRHLLRSRLAALGFGNVGQGSWIAPARMTADALELIDGLGLTEYTNILVGRHAGGQDLARMVRDSWDLEAIEAGYRDYISRHQRDFQALLRQYDGEVPPRESYIHYLRALDDWRVLPMRDPGLPRELLRSDWPGDPATTLIEEIVLQLEASALEYVRETLAS, from the coding sequence ATGAGTCCCAGCACTTCAAGGACACTCCTTGTTACTCTCATCGGCGCGTTCGCGCGGCGAACCGGTGACTGGTTTTCAATCAAGGGTGTTGTTGCGCTGCTTGAAGAACTGGGGATTGACGACTCGAGCACCCGCACCGCCGTATCCCGCTTGAAAAAGAAGGGGTGGCTCGCTCCCGAAAAACGAGATGGTCGAAGCGGCTACCGGCTCACCGAACTGGCAAAACAGTCGTTCGCGTCTGGAGACGCTGTGATCTGGCATGCTCGACAGCCCGCGCGCCTTGAAGACGGCTGGTGCATCGCGACCTTCTCGGTGCCAGAGCAGCAGCGAGCCAAGCGGCACCTGCTGCGCTCACGCCTCGCGGCCCTTGGGTTTGGCAACGTCGGCCAGGGCTCTTGGATTGCCCCGGCCCGCATGACGGCGGATGCACTTGAGCTCATTGACGGGCTCGGGCTGACGGAGTACACAAATATTCTGGTGGGCCGCCACGCGGGTGGTCAGGATCTCGCGCGTATGGTTCGGGATAGCTGGGATCTTGAGGCGATTGAAGCGGGCTACCGCGACTACATTTCGCGACACCAACGCGACTTCCAAGCGCTGCTGCGACAGTATGACGGTGAGGTGCCGCCGCGTGAGAGCTACATTCACTATCTTCGCGCTCTAGACGACTGGCGTGTGCTGCCGATGCGTGATCCAGGTTTGCCGCGAGAACTGCTCCGGAGCGATTGGCCGGGAGATCCTGCCACGACACTCATCGAAGAAATCGTGTTGCAGCTCGAAGCGTCAGCCCTCGAATACGTGCGCGAGACGCTCGCGAGTTAG
- the purD gene encoding phosphoribosylamine--glycine ligase, translating into MKILVLGPGAREHALVLSLISEEAGHEVVCAPGNAGIAASGVETPELAYTDPAAVAAFVQDRGFDLVVVGPEAPLVAGVADPLRAAGIPVFGPNQDAAALEGSKAFAKRIMDAAGVPTGRAARVDSVETAGAVLDEFGAPYVVKADGLAAGKGVLVTEDRAAALDHVATWAPHGDVLIEEFLDGQEVSLFFFADGHDVVALSPAQDYKRIFDGDEGPNTGGMGAYSPLPWVPADFVEEITRTVALPTVRQLEAEGTPFIGLLYCGLIVTEKGVRVIEFNARFGDPETQVVLARLESPLSQYLLASANGTLAEQPEPKFAADPAVIVVVASEGYPGDVTTGRVISGLSQAAQVPGVHTVHAATARGTDGEWIATGGRVLGVVARGADFTEARARAYEAVGKIELEGSQHRSDIAARVA; encoded by the coding sequence GTGAAGATCCTCGTGCTGGGCCCGGGTGCCCGCGAACACGCCCTCGTTCTCTCTTTGATCTCTGAGGAGGCTGGCCACGAAGTTGTGTGCGCTCCCGGTAACGCTGGTATTGCCGCGAGCGGGGTGGAGACCCCCGAGCTTGCGTACACGGATCCCGCGGCGGTCGCGGCGTTCGTGCAGGATCGCGGCTTCGACCTCGTAGTCGTCGGCCCCGAGGCGCCACTCGTCGCAGGGGTTGCGGATCCGCTGCGGGCCGCCGGCATTCCGGTGTTCGGCCCGAATCAAGATGCAGCTGCGCTTGAGGGCTCGAAAGCGTTCGCGAAGCGCATCATGGACGCAGCAGGAGTGCCGACGGGCCGCGCTGCTCGTGTGGACTCCGTCGAAACCGCCGGTGCCGTGCTCGATGAGTTCGGAGCACCCTACGTCGTAAAGGCTGACGGGCTCGCCGCGGGCAAGGGTGTGCTGGTCACGGAGGATCGGGCGGCAGCGCTGGATCACGTCGCGACATGGGCGCCGCACGGCGACGTGCTCATCGAGGAGTTTCTCGACGGGCAAGAGGTGTCACTCTTTTTCTTCGCGGATGGCCACGACGTTGTCGCGCTCAGCCCGGCGCAAGATTACAAGCGCATCTTCGACGGCGACGAGGGCCCGAACACCGGCGGCATGGGTGCTTACTCCCCGCTCCCCTGGGTTCCCGCTGACTTCGTTGAAGAGATCACCCGCACCGTGGCGCTCCCAACGGTCCGCCAGCTTGAGGCCGAGGGCACTCCCTTTATCGGACTGCTCTACTGCGGCCTCATCGTGACAGAGAAGGGTGTGCGTGTCATCGAGTTCAACGCGCGCTTCGGCGATCCCGAGACTCAGGTTGTGCTTGCGAGGCTCGAGTCACCGCTCAGCCAGTACCTCTTGGCTTCGGCAAACGGTACGCTCGCCGAGCAGCCTGAGCCGAAGTTCGCTGCGGATCCCGCGGTCATCGTTGTGGTCGCGAGTGAGGGGTACCCCGGCGATGTCACCACTGGCCGCGTGATCAGCGGGCTGAGCCAGGCGGCTCAGGTTCCCGGCGTCCACACGGTGCACGCCGCGACGGCCCGCGGAACGGATGGCGAGTGGATCGCAACCGGTGGTCGTGTGCTCGGTGTAGTGGCGCGCGGCGCAGACTTCACAGAGGCCCGCGCCCGAGCCTACGAGGCGGTGGGCAAGATCGAACTCGAGGGATCCCAACACCGCAGCGATATTGCAGCGCGCGTGGCCTAG
- a CDS encoding VOC family protein, with amino-acid sequence MALNWKLVIDCREPNVLAEFWAAALEYLVEDPSALITQLRTAGQLPDAAVVDYGGGQRFAGLAAIRHPEDPFNELSGVGQGRRILFQEVPEKKVVKNRLHIDVHGGDGTPEALEALTVRLESLGAERLKLVDQGPAGRWWVMRDPEGNEFCAA; translated from the coding sequence ATGGCTCTCAACTGGAAGCTTGTCATTGACTGCCGGGAACCGAACGTGCTCGCCGAATTTTGGGCGGCCGCGTTGGAATATCTGGTGGAGGATCCGAGCGCGCTCATTACGCAGTTGCGTACCGCCGGTCAGCTGCCCGATGCAGCCGTCGTTGACTACGGCGGTGGGCAGCGGTTTGCGGGGCTTGCCGCGATCAGGCACCCCGAAGATCCCTTTAATGAGCTCAGTGGTGTTGGCCAGGGGAGACGCATTCTGTTCCAGGAAGTTCCCGAAAAGAAGGTCGTGAAGAACCGCCTGCACATCGATGTGCACGGCGGCGACGGCACTCCTGAGGCGCTTGAGGCTCTTACCGTGCGGCTTGAGTCGCTCGGCGCTGAGCGGCTGAAACTGGTCGATCAGGGCCCGGCGGGTCGCTGGTGGGTTATGCGCGATCCTGAAGGAAACGAATTCTGTGCTGCTTAG
- a CDS encoding sterol carrier family protein, with translation MAKRKISIEDGQAALTAVVAGEGGRSNLATAVRFLLEDLAELAPGNSVEVRVPPFGATQCVPGPRHTRGTPPNVIEMDPETWIALATGTLEWSDALGAARVIASGSRANLDGLLPFVRPRV, from the coding sequence GTGGCAAAACGTAAGATCTCGATCGAGGACGGCCAGGCGGCGCTTACCGCGGTTGTGGCGGGCGAGGGCGGTCGCAGTAACTTGGCGACCGCGGTGCGCTTTTTGCTTGAGGATCTTGCAGAACTTGCCCCGGGTAATTCGGTCGAGGTGAGGGTGCCACCCTTCGGCGCGACGCAGTGCGTTCCCGGGCCGCGGCACACGCGCGGCACCCCTCCCAACGTAATTGAGATGGACCCCGAAACCTGGATCGCGCTTGCGACGGGAACCCTGGAATGGAGTGATGCGCTGGGTGCCGCACGGGTGATTGCTTCAGGATCGCGCGCAAACCTTGACGGGCTTTTGCCGTTTGTGCGCCCGCGCGTCTAG
- a CDS encoding MFS transporter has product MSMSDPAAEPVESADFDGEEAAPEPVVEASEVEVTLQRSVRVGRVIVGAAIAGAIIAALAALFFPIDEKSDYTMGQVMGFSALIGAAIGLGIGALLVLILNAAAKRRRGTGVAIQSDVR; this is encoded by the coding sequence ATGAGTATGTCTGATCCCGCGGCTGAACCGGTCGAATCTGCTGATTTCGACGGTGAAGAGGCTGCGCCGGAGCCCGTTGTAGAAGCATCCGAGGTCGAGGTGACCCTGCAGCGTTCTGTGCGTGTCGGTCGGGTTATCGTCGGCGCTGCAATTGCTGGCGCGATCATTGCTGCGCTTGCGGCCTTGTTCTTCCCGATTGATGAGAAGTCCGACTACACAATGGGGCAGGTCATGGGCTTTTCGGCTCTGATCGGTGCGGCGATCGGACTGGGTATCGGTGCACTGCTCGTGCTGATTCTGAACGCCGCGGCAAAACGGCGACGCGGAACCGGGGTCGCTATCCAGTCTGACGTGCGATAA
- the tatA gene encoding twin-arginine translocase TatA/TatE family subunit, translated as MLQNLGGWHLLVIVFIVLLLFGAPKLPGLAKSLGQSMRILKKEVSSDNTEKTEGSAAAADVAPAVAAESPVPAPAPEQATTKDPNADVR; from the coding sequence ATGCTGCAAAACCTCGGGGGCTGGCACCTTCTTGTCATCGTGTTTATCGTCCTGCTGTTGTTTGGTGCACCCAAGCTGCCGGGCCTGGCTAAGAGCCTTGGTCAGTCGATGCGAATCCTGAAGAAGGAAGTCTCGTCGGATAACACTGAAAAGACCGAGGGTTCAGCTGCTGCGGCAGATGTTGCACCCGCGGTTGCCGCAGAATCACCCGTTCCTGCACCGGCTCCGGAGCAGGCCACAACCAAGGATCCAAACGCTGACGTGCGATAA
- a CDS encoding twin-arginine translocase TatA/TatE family subunit translates to MFGNLSGPTMFVILFIVLLLFGAPKLPGLAKSLGQSMRILKKEVRPDDAAKAGEEPSAEKPDAEKPGSEK, encoded by the coding sequence ATGTTTGGAAACCTGTCAGGGCCGACGATGTTTGTCATCCTGTTCATCGTGCTTCTGTTGTTTGGTGCACCCAAATTGCCGGGCCTGGCTAAGAGCCTGGGGCAGTCAATGCGAATCCTGAAGAAGGAAGTTCGCCCCGACGACGCAGCCAAAGCTGGCGAAGAGCCAAGCGCGGAAAAGCCCGACGCCGAAAAGCCCGGCAGCGAAAAATAG